CAGACTCTGATTCACAGCGCAAGTGCTCTCCTGATCTGGACTCAAGTTACCGTAAGTCTAGCACCCATCATAAGTCAGAGACCAACAGCAAATCCACTTCTTCCAGCCAGCATACCCACTCTCAAACATATGAAAAACGCCAGAAAAGCAGCTTGAGTGACTCTGAGGCAGATCATAAGGGAAAATCACAGGCCCCTGACAAAAGCTCTGGTTCGGAGGACAATTGTAAAAACTCCCAAAAGAAAACCAGTAGACAGGACTCGAAACAGATGACCCCCTCTAGGTCTTCTGTGAAAACCACTGGACATGATAGACaatcaaatgacatttttcacagccCCAGCAAAGCACCAACATGTGCAGCCACCACAGAGTCTTTTGCTCATAGCAAACATGGCTCTGAATCCCAATTAGATGATACAAACCAGAGAAATGAACAAGGTAATCAGGATGTTCTGGAGATGGTCTCATGCACTGATAAGAGTTTGCAAGAACCATCATCCAACAGTTCAAACGAAACAATATCAGGTCTTGAAGTAGAGAATAAAAATGCCTCAGCTATAAGCTCAAGTGAAAGCCTAAAGCATGTAAATGTTGCCTTGGAAAACTTGACCAACTCTCAAAATAGACCACATGTTAACTCAAATGCAGCAGTCTTAAATTCATGCAGTAGTAATGATCACATAATGTGCAGCCAGGACATGAAAGTTGTTGACTGTTCTTTAGGGCCAAAGTCCTTACTTGATACAGCAGATATAACTGTCACACATGATGCCCAGCAGAACACTAAACCAGAGATTGTTGAGTTGAAGCAAGTTTTGACTGTCAATGACCAGTCTGGCACAAATGCGCCACTCAAATCTGATTTATCATGTCTTGAATCTGAGAATCAGCTGACATATGGCCAGCAAAATGCAGATACTGTTAAAAAGAGCAGCAGTGCTACCAAAAAGTCTCGATGGGATATTGTGGGGCAGGACACCTCAGAGAGTGATACTTCACAGAGAACACTTTGTGCAGAAAGTAAGCCTACTGTTAAAAAAGTGATCTCCGTCAAAAAAATTGAGTTTTCTAAAGACAATAGCCAACAAGACTCTGATATTAAAGACAATACTCTGCAAGAAGTTGAAACACATTCCAAACTGGTGAGGCAGACTGAGATCTTTAAGCAGGAAGTCGGCTCAGACAGCACATCTATGACTGACAGATGCAAAGACCAAAGTGAGCCTTCACTAGCAAGCACCAGCATTGACCACTGTGACTTAAAACGGACTGtttctcaaaaaacaaacacagatgagCCCCTGCACTTAAATGATACATCACAGGTTGACAAAGCTGCAAAGATGCAGAGTTGGAACGGTGATGATCATGAAGAAAAATCAGAGGACAGTGCTCATAAGAGCAAATTGAATAAAAGAACATCACTCAGTCAGGATGCATTAGGAGGACAGAGTGAGGCCAGTGATAGTGACAACTCAGAGTATGACTCCGATTGCGGAGAGGCTATAAAACGGTTGCACTCAGTGGTGGTGGTGCCAAAGAATTCTTCCCTAACAATGGATTCACAGGACACTGGAGCTTCCCCCAGCAGTCCAATTAATAATTCAGAACTCCAGAATGCTAATATAGCAGCTGGCGTGAATATCAGTGGAATCCAAAATTGTCCTTCCATTGCATTTGGGGAAACCAGTGTGGGTATAAGTGATTCATCCAATGCCAGTATGTTGTGTCAATCCCAGAGTAATATGATTGATAGCACTAGTCACTCGGAGGGTTCCAGCTCTGTTGGTGTCCAGCCTTACACGACTGGTCATATCAGTGCCCATGGAGGTACCACAGATCCTGCCCACAGCCTTGATAATTCCAGACATTGTGAGCAAGGACACAAACAGCATAACGTAAGCAGCAGAGGTGAAAGGATGTACTCCCAttacaaacatgatttctcCAATGCTGACAACATCAATGACAAGCACGGGTTCAGTCTGGGTTGGGATTTTTCACAACCAGAACAGCCCAGTAGTACATAtcagcagccagacagcagTCATGAGCCACAGTTACCGAACActaaactgacagaaaactgtCCCAAGGGACAGGAACACAGGCAGAGTAATGCCTCCTGGAACCACCAAACCCCAAACATGCAGAATAGTAGAAAAGCCTACCTCCATGTGCACGAACATTATCAGGACCCTGCAGGTGAAATCCATCCTGACTCGCTCACTAATGACCATGATGACTACAGTGGCGATAAACCATCCAATCTTAGTAAAACAGCTGTTGAATGCAGCGCACCTAACACTCCAGGGTCATCAAGCTTTGTACAAGGTCATGAAataagcagcaacagcaggggCTCTACTGTGCCTGATCCCCCAAGAGAAGACAATTTCAGGCCCCACAGAGGCAGGGGCCCTCCCAAGAAAAGGCGACCAGAAATCGAGTCCGATTCAGACAATGAGGCAGAAGCCGGGCCTGCAGACAAGAGGGAGCGTCAAGGAGATACTGATGTCTCTAAGGAAACTCTTGTCAAAGCTGAGGTGAACCGCCCATCACTCACTCTGCGGGACTTTCAAGACTCCAATAAATGGAAAGACTTGTCCAGGTCTAAAAAAATGCCGCCCTATTTTGACTTGATAGAGGAGAATCTGTACCTAACTGAGAGGTAAGGTGTTGTTCATCTTGATTAACAAAACATCTGATTTTGTTTGGCTTGAGATTtgaaagtttttaaatgttatttgcaGAAAGAAGAGCAAATCTCATCGAGATATCAAGAGGATGCAATGTGAGTGCCCAGTGCTGCCCAGAGAAGAGCGTTCAAGGGGAGTATTGGCATGTGGGGAAGACTGTTTAAACCGACTGCTGATGATTGAGTGGTGAGTTGATTATTACTGATAAAGCTGTGACACAGCATGTTATAACTCAATTTTTtagataaaacatttgcacaaatgaaaaaaagtgcACAATTAGTAGAGAAATCTTGACAAATTATGGTTGTTGCTTTAGCAATAGGGAATCTAGTAACCTGGTGCACCTAATAACAACTAGACAAGATTCGCCATCAATCATACTGTATACAATTCAAATTTGGCAAGTTAATCCTGGAAAAAAAGTGGTATTTTGAAATCAAAACTGTGTAGGAACCTGTTGACATACATGTACTGACTAAAGAATATGAGCTTAATatattctcttttattttgaacTTGTTTCTTCGTAGCTCATCGCGGTGCGTAAATGGAACCTACTGCTCTAATCGACGCTTTCAAATGAAACAGCATGCAGACTTTGATGTTATCCTCACAGAGGACAAAGGCTGGGGACTACGGGCAGCTAAAGACCTGGCTCCGTAAGCCTCTTAGAAGTTTtggataaaacacttttaaatgtgtaaatgtcatTGTTATTAGAGAATATTATTTTAAGGTTTAGAGGAAGGTTTTTAAGACAAAATGGTAAGTTGTGAGGGTGGTATCATCAACATTGTGGACACAAAAAGCTAATGTGCCAATTGAATAAAATCATTGTGTGGTAGTAGATGTTcttaaatgttgaaaaacattttcatgactGGATAATATATCAACTTGCTTGCTTTTATTACTATCTCAGAAACACCTTTGTACTAGAATACTGCGGGGAGGTGTTGGACCACAAGGAGTTCAAAACAAGGGTTAAAGAATACGCTCGCAACAAGAACATCCACTACTATTTCATGTCTCTAAAGAATAATGAGGTAAGtgataaaatgacacattgcaATTAATGTGAACATTCAAACTGCAATCTGGTTTAATGGTTTGGGTAAAGTGGCTGGCAGAAATACTTGACATTGCATAATGTCTCTTCAGATCATTGATGCCACGCTGAAGGGTAATTGCTCTCGGTTTATGAACCATAGCTGCGAGCCCAACTGTGAAACCCAAAAGGTACAGTGGCAAAAGAAAGCACTTCAATAATACTCTGTCAGGTTACCTTACTGAAAGTTGACTCACCGGATGATTTTTATCCCATTTCAGTGGACGGTCAATGGCCAGCTTAGAGTTGGGTTCTTCACCACCAAGGCAGTCACTGCAGGAACTGAACTGACATTTGATTATCAGTTTCAGAGATACGGGTATTGTTTGTTTGCAGTTATTAACCCCTCACACTTGTATTTTGTGCTGTCTATGCGTGTGTGAAATCATTGAAGCTCACCTAGATATGCTGATAAAGATATGGCTATTTAACCTTTTAACTGATGGTCTAGTCATAGTGATTTCACCATTGTTTTATCTTATCCTCCAGCAAAGAAGCACAGAAATGCTTCTGTGGAGCTCCCAGCTGCAGAGGCTTCCTGGGTGGAGAGAACAGAGTTAGTGTTCGAGCAGCTGGAGGGAGGATGAAGAAAGACCGCAGTCGAAAGAACGCTCTCACCACGGTCAGTTCTTTAAGTTATATCTGAATTTCTTTCGGGCATCTCTTTGAAATGCATTCAATGGTTTTATGAAGAACATTTTGCTCCACAGGTATGTCAAGTAGAAAGAAAGAACTAAAGTATAACTTGATAAAGTTTTTACAAAAATCACATTACTTGTTCTCAGAACTTTAGTTACTAGTCCCATCCATAATCAACACAgttaaaacacaaaagacagGTTATGAacagtaatgataataaaaaaataataattttgaatGAGATATATGGAAGGTTTCTTTGAGCAGTAGACAATGGATACATATATAATAAGTTTCCATCATCAAttcatctgctgttttttttaatctagtctattaaatgtcaaaaataatgataatgccCATTTTAAGTTACTAAAGCCctgtttttaaagctgcttaTTTCATGCTTATATCAAATACTCAAAggtatttaatttacaattacaTCAGATtgaaaaacacaaccaaatcTTCTAGATTACGAAAATAGATTAGATTAAATAAAtcatagaaaagaaaagttgtgatCAACTCTATGTTGATTACTTaagtatttgttttaattatacaGTTGACTACAGGGTTAGATTTTTTTAGCATGGTCAATGATGTGTTTAATTCGAAGGCTTTCCTTGATATATAATGCCTCGTTAACAGGCTGCCAATAATGGTAAAGCAGTGACACTTAGCTAATCACAACAAAGTACATTACCATGCCATTTGCATAACTCTTTTGATACAATATGGGTGTAGTTGACACTAAATTGTATGATTACCGACCACGGTGTCTATATACCAGTTTCCCCAAGACAAATGTGTATTGTTGATGATAACCTCACATTATCCTTCCTCAGGTTGATGAGGAACTGGAGGCATTACTGGAGAATGGAGAAGGCCTGTCTGATGAGAAACAGGTGGTGTCCCTCTGCAGACTTATGGTCCGAGTGGAAAACATGGAGCAGAAACTCATCTGTCTAAAGCTCATACAAGTACGACTTGAGCGACTGAGTTTTACAAAATATTGTGTCTATATTCCTGATGTGATTTGTCTTGCATGGTTATCATTTGCAGTAGATaatgacatgtttgtgttgCACAGGATACTCAAAATCCGTCATGCCTGAAGCAGTTCCTGGACCATCATGGATTGTCTTTGCTGTGGATTTTCATGGTTGAGCTTTCTGAAGCTAAGGGCAACAGTGCTAATAACATCAAACTGCAAGTAGAGGTGAGATATGTCATTGACTTACCGTTAAATAATTTATAATGTGGTCACATCTTATTGAAGTACCAAGAAATTTTAAAACCCACAGAGCATATATGGTCATACACACTGCCATTTGCAATTTAATCACTGATAATTAATTCTGTTTACAGATCATGAAGACCTTGGCTGTGCTACCGATCTCTACTAAGAACATGTTGGAGGAGAGCAGAGTCCTGACTTTCATTCAGCGATGGGCTCAGACAAAAACACTCCCTCAGCCTGCTGAGATGGATGGCTACTCTAGCGAGAACACCTCCCGTGCTCAAACGCCTCTCAACACCCCTGATGGTTCCTCTGCCAAACTGGGACCAGAACTGGATGGTGACACCTCCAAACCGGCTGTGTACCGTCGCCTTAAAATCATCAGTGAAAACAGTCTGGATAGCGCACTCTCTGACGCCAGCAAAGCATCTGAtgggaaggaagaagaagaggaggaggatgatgatgaggaggaagatgaatcTTCACAAGGAGGAGTTCCTGATGACAAACAGTTGAAGCCAGAGCCAGCGGGTGGAGCTGCAGATCCAACGAAGGAAGTAACGGAAGAGTCAGTCAAAGAGGTCAAAGAGGAGACACAGGAAGAGGCAGGAATGAGTTCAAGCAGCCAACACCAACCTCAGACTGAGGAGGTTAAAGACAAAATGGAATTGGATTTGGAGAAGAAGGACATTGAGATGAAAGAAGACACAAGTGATGGTCTGAAGGAAGAACCTGAGGTGCCAAAAGAGCCTAGTGAAGAACAGGAGAGTGGGGAGGAGCAGACCAGTCAGGCAGTGTCAGAAAAGGCTGAATTGGAAGGAGGCGATCCCACTGTTAAAGTTCACGAGCCAGAGAGTCAGTCTATCCAGAAAGATGTTGCTGATCTTCCACCTGAACAGCCCTCAGAGCAGATGGAAGTCCAGCAGTCAGAGACACAGGAGCCTGAGAAACCTCCTCCTGACAGTGAGGCGCAATCTGGTGAATCTACTACTGAGGCTCCCCCTAGCTCTGAGACCCCAGACGCCAGTATGCCCTCTGAGGTCAATATGTCCTCTGAGGTCACAGCAGCACCTGTCGACCCATCAGTGATAGGAACTCCCTCtcaggatgaagaggaaggtgTATCAGATGTGGAGAGTGAAAGGAGTCAGGAGCCCCAACTTAGTGCTTTGGATATTACTGGCATGGCTGccaggcttctggaaagctggaAGGATCTGAAGGTGAGTTCAAATAGCAGACATTGTcagacaaatgtaaaaatgtaaagtattaaccatttttctgtctgtaatcTGGTTGCTTGCTATGTATTCTAGTGTTTAAAGCCAAATTATGCTTGTCCTTTCAGGAGGTGTACAGGATACCAAAGAAGAGTCAGGTGGAAAAGGAAGCGAATGGTAAGTTTATTCCAATGCTTATTGTAGACCTGGCAATTATTTTTGTATGGTTTTGACTAATCAAATTGTCTCAACACAGACCGCAGCCGAGATCGAGAAACAGCTTTGACACCACGCACCACTTCTGGTAGCAGAGAACGTGAAAGGGAGCGAGAAAAGGAGAGGGAACGCGACAGAGACAGAGATTATGACAGAGACAGGGATCGAGAAAGGGATCGAGACAGGGATCGAGACTGGGacagggacagagacagagaaagagaccgGGACCGGGACCGGGATCGTGATCGCGATCGAGTTTCTGACAAAACTCCGCGCAGTACTGAGAGACGGAGGAGACGCTCCACATCTCCGCCACCCTTATCCTATGAGAGGAGCAGCCGACGCACCGAGGAACGGTAAGTATTGTTGTGGATCAGGCACGTTGAAGATTGCATCTTCCAAGCATAGTGTATACCTTTACACAGCTGTGTATCTTAGAAAAGTTTGTGCTTTGAATCATTGTTTTGTCCTCTGTATTTTTAAGGTTTGACCCATCTAACAGCAACAAGACACCGAGGGGAGTTGGTGGCAAGGAGCGCAACAAGCTGTCCACAGAGGAACGCAGAAAGCTGTTCGAGCAGGAGGTTGCTCAGCGGGAAGCCCAGAAACAACAgcttcaacagcagcagcagcaacagcagctccAAACTATGGCTTATGACCCTGCGTTGGCCTATGCGTCCAGCCCTGGCTTCATCACCTACCCTCCTGGTTATCCCATCCAGACCTTTGTGGATCCCTCCAACCCCAATGCAGGCAAAGTACTGCTACCTACCCCTGCGGTTGAGCCCACCATGAACTATGAACAGACTCCTCCCCAGCGTCTCATCTCCGACCTCAGAATGTCCTCTCCATCCTCCACTTCCCAGGCCACTCCAGTCTCAAGTATCTCTCAGcacatcaccaccaccaaccTCGCCACTGGCAACCCCCAGCAGTATGCCCAGCCAACTGTAGCAGCCCAGGACGGAGGGGTAGCTGTCCTCTCTGTACCTGCCCAGACGGCCCCTCAGGTACAGAGCCAGCAGAGTTACACCACTCTCTGGGACCCCACTACTCAGCAGGCTGTAACTGTGCAGACCCAACCAGCACAGCAGTATGCCGCATccccagcagcagctcagacacAAACAGCCATCTATTACCAGGGCCAGCCATGCCAAACCATCTACAGCATCCCCACTGCCTACCCTCAGGCCAACACTCCCGTCATACAGGTAGGGTGCCAATCACAATGCTGTTGCTCTGGTTTTATATTCTTGATTGTACTGTACTTTCATGTTGACTTGTCTGTGTAAAAAATGCTGTAAACCACAACTAAATGTAtatttgttataaatgtttagTACCCTTTATATTAAgggtttaaatatttaaaacccTTATGGTTGGACCCAGTCAGTACGTTAGTATTAGCATATTTTCCAGCAGATTATTTTGCAAAACCAGAAGCAGTGctgtacagtataaaaaataatgtcatctCACCTCATTCgctaaatagattttaaataaaacaacattttcaagTGATTATCTGTATTGAATTAGGAACCTCGTATCAACCTTATTTGATTTCTGTGATGGTTAGAGGACTTGTCTGATCTGAttgtactgtgtgttttttgaaggCGTACACTGAGCCCACAGCCGGCTACCTGCACGGCCAGCCTGTGTATCCTGGTCATCAGCAGGGAGTGGTGGTGCAGCAGGGAGGCACCGTCACCACCATTGTCACATCCCAAACTGTCCAGCAGGTAACATATTCAATCTAAATCTCTAAAGCACACGGAGTAAAGAAAAAACTGCTCCTAATCTCAAACAGATGACtaatggttttttttaaaagacctCTTATAATGGTGTCTTTATATCAGGTAACTTGATACATTTCCAGTTGAAAGAGGATGATTGTACATGATGAAACACAGTGAGAGATTattctagagctgcaatgattgtTCAATTAAGCGATTAGTCGATTGGCAGAAAATATATCAGCAACCATCTTACTAATAGATTAATCGTTAAAGTCGTTTTTCAAGGAAAAATGTCTGATTTGATGAAGAATTGACTGCTTTTCTTTGAGCTCTAGAAATTTTTCACTGGCATTTACAGTgttctctgatgttttattcatcaaatgactaatcgattaatcaagataATTATAATCTtgttaatcgataatgaaaataatcatgagttgcagccctagattaTTCACAACTGTAAACTATTGGGGTACTAGGTAAGGAGAGTAAGGTAGTTTCAATAGATAGGAGAGGCAGAGGGGATAGGATTGCTAGATATTTGCGAGGGTTTTATCAGTTAAGGTTAATTAGGGTTTGGGCAGCATGAGTAGTGGCAGTATAAACAGTTATGATCGTGCAAAGGTTTTCCAGGGTCATTTTTAGAAATCCATATTTTGCTACATGAGGTTTTAGGTCTCAGTGTGGCCACAAGGGGGTAGTGTACATCTAAATTATGCAACTTTTAAGAGCTATGTGGGTGGAAGACCTGTCTCATATAATGTCGCGACCTGGAAAACCTGGAAAACAGTTGACCAATTTTCCAGTCATGGAAAACACATGgaaaatcagagaaaaagtaaaatgtccTGGAAATCTTGTGTTGTCCTGGGAAATTATTTCAaaattctccttttttctttagCTGAGAATGAACTACTAGACTATCTATCAGAGCTCCCCAAAGCGGTTAACATTGCCATCTGAAAGGGTTAAGTCATGTTCAGGATCACATTAATGTTTAAATGGTAGTTTATGGATGAGAGTATTTTGAATAGACTGCTCTCAGTTATGTTGTGGAAACGCTATGAACACAATCCCAAGGCATGTCACATAGTAGAACATGCAGGTTGGATGACATTACAACTTAAGTGGCTGAAACTCTGAATAATGTAAGTTACATTATccttcaaatgtaaatattagcttttatattatattataatatatattatattatatataatagtatGCTTGCTAGCTTGTTTTGCCTGCAAAGGTTTAAGGTTTATGATTCAACTCTGGCCAGGAGCAGTGGTTTCAAATGTTGGATAATAATGAATGGAAAGCTGTGGTCAAAATAATAATTGGGGGCCCAACTGTATGTGAGTTAAACACCGGTTAAATACAGGCTAATGgtactttttttactttggttGCATTGTCTCTTCAAAGGCAATGCTGCATTGTTAAGGTAAAATGGACCATAACATGACATATTTAACTTTTTCAGTGGTAGCTCACAGTGGCCGTGATTAGCTTTGTTAAAGACTCCATTTAATATTACTAATAAAGAGGTTTACGTATGGTGTGATAAACTGATATGGGTCAGTGGCAGTTAATAATCCAAGCAAACTCAACTACCTTTAGGTATGTAAAGTTCAGTTTAGATTTGTCAGTAGGCAAAATTCTAGGCTACTATTTGTGTTATTGGTGTTCAGGCTATTCAGTTATTGAAGGCAGCAATGGCTAATATAATTCTTCAGAAAAAAAGGGATTCAGGttgtaaattaataataatgatgataatacattttatttacatagcacttGCCAAGCATAGAGCACAAAGGGCTttccaaaagaaagaaaatacaatacaatgatGGAATactagaaaaaataaaaatatatcaacaatatTAAAACAGCGTTAAAACAAggcaagaaataaaaaaacatcagcaagAAGAGAAGGTTATGCCTGCATAGTGACATGATTCTATAACACTTGTCCTTTAATTACAGGAGTTAGTGACAGAATGTCAGGAAGACAGTTCAAGAATGAGTGGAAAGAAGACCCTCAGTCCCCAAGGGACTGGTTAGGGGAAGTATCAGGAGATGTGCATAGGGCATATTGCAAGTTTTGCAAGAAGTCTTTTGATGTCGGTAATATGGGCATCTCAACACTGAAGAATCATACATGAGGGCAAGGCCATGTCAAAGTTGCTGGACAATTAAACAGTAGTCCCTTTTACACAGTCTGATCAAGGCGGGAATGCTGTGCCTTTATTCCACTTagctgttctgtataaaaggtacaGACACGGAGTGGGGGGGCAGAGTTGCTCCGCCAATAAGCCGGCTGCAGAGGTAGTCACAGAGCCAGATCAACATCTGTGTAAAAGGGAAAGCTGGCACAGTGAGACAGGGAGCTGACGCTTTTGTGTTACACATCACACCTCTGATTCGCTGCAACGCTGGCATGATATCTAAAAGCACACATGAGGGCGGCATTATGCCgactttgtttggttcagtgtaaaaaagcaacGGCGGCTTAATGACAGATCTTCTTTATGGCTATAATGTGGGATATCTGTATAAAAGAGcctaaagagagaaaaataacacatttcttgAGGGTGACACCTTCAAAAACACAGGAGAGGGAAGTAGCTGTCCAACAAACCAAGAGCCACAAATAGCCACTCTACATAAGGAAAGTGGCAGTCATAGAGGCACAGCATTACAAGTGTCCAGTACAAGTAAACAGGGAAAAAGCTCAGTAGCACAAGGCAACTCAGCATTTTTTTAAGCCAAGCCATGCTTGAAGCAGAGATTCATGGGGTAATCAAGATGGTCATGTCCCACCACCCATTAAACTCCAGCTCTGATATGTCTGTCATTGTTTGTAAGATGTTGCCAGACAGTGAGATTGCCAAACAGTTTTTAATGTGGTGCAACAAAATTGGCTTACTTTATATGTTTTGGCTTGTGTCCCTTTTTCAAAGAGTAGGTGATCTGAAAGATATAAGAAAAGTGCAGTGCTATGTAGTCTTGTTTAAAGAATGGCTAAATAAAGTGACGCAGACAGAACAGATGGATATTGTTGTGCGGTACCAGAGCTAAATGTCAAGGGAAGGCAGCTGTGCATTATTTTGATTCAGAATTTATGGGACACCATCAAGCAGAGAAGCCTTTGGAGAAAATCGAGAGCCCTGTCACCACTTGATCCTAATAAGCACTTGCAGGTCTCGATGGATGGGCCTATGGTCAACTGGAAGTTTCTGAGATTATTCCAAGCGGAGGAGAGCCAAGTGGACCTGGAGGACGCGCCAAATATTATCAATCTGAGAAGTTGTGGTTTGCATGTTGTGCAGGGAAGCTTtcaaaatggagagaaagaagcagGCTGGAAGGTGGGAGATGTACTGAGAGCTCTTTTACAGTTGTTCCATGACTCACCAGCAAGGTGAGATGACTTCATTGAGGtgaccaaaacaacaacatttcctCTGAAGTTCTGTGTACATTGATGGCTGGAAAACTTAGCAGTTACCAAGCGGGCAACAGAAGTGTGGCCAGCAGTGCAGGAGTACATCAGCAGCCACAAGAAACTTATGAAAAGTAATGTGCCATCACCCGCATCTTACTGTACAATAAGAGGCCACTGATGACCCTCTTTTTCAGGCTAATCTCCAGTTTTTTGCATTTGTTGCTAGACAGCTTTTTTGGAGACATTCCAGACAGATACCCCAGTGGTGCCTTGTTTAGCA
The sequence above is drawn from the Thunnus maccoyii chromosome 10, fThuMac1.1, whole genome shotgun sequence genome and encodes:
- the setd2 gene encoding histone-lysine N-methyltransferase SETD2 isoform X2; its protein translation is MDTLLKSELREEGSSASVKVEGLSKAALIKSLSPRVVLSNHLLPKGTKMKVNLEDQGRQKVSFSFAPTKKPLQSLFFIPPSPDKSVAEPNAALSQSASDKGGQSTDSKPEKKQTPVLPTSIAETPSQTPVTSATKLKTDVAKMHFKKQILSGSVTEEKPTSVVPEEPCSPEPQVLQKSTNKSETEFPTPQPQNVARVCLSENPHVEAAETRIPSSLKKPAASSGKDGESSSSTEQDNKVYKRKTRSQSDSAPPGSESDGDSVQMSSSRKSVDSKSKTSSDSRSKAVKKSSSGSHVEEKEKSSSKRSENHERSSSYSKSDRDSRHTSSRSSRSDKDRRRSRSRSRSRSRGSRTSSSHSKTERSRGDRGSRSERSYYHDSDRRSHRSSPRRDRRRSRSRTDRTRDSSDSEDDHRKTRTRTSDSSRSSTHSNSHKESKSSSYSKSEKAAKSVDSPHSSELDKRTQSSKSERTSKRLSDSDSQRKCSPDLDSSYRKSSTHHKSETNSKSTSSSQHTHSQTYEKRQKSSLSDSEADHKGKSQAPDKSSGSEDNCKNSQKKTSRQDSKQMTPSRSSVKTTGHDRQSNDIFHSPSKAPTCAATTESFAHSKHGSESQLDDTNQRNEQGNQDVLEMVSCTDKSLQEPSSNSSNETISGLEVENKNASAISSSESLKHVNVALENLTNSQNRPHVNSNAAVLNSCSSNDHIMCSQDMKVVDCSLGPKSLLDTADITVTHDAQQNTKPEIVELKQVLTVNDQSGTNAPLKSDLSCLESENQLTYGQQNADTVKKSSSATKKSRWDIVGQDTSESDTSQRTLCAESKPTVKKVISVKKIEFSKDNSQQDSDIKDNTLQEVETHSKLVRQTEIFKQEVGSDSTSMTDRCKDQSEPSLASTSIDHCDLKRTVSQKTNTDEPLHLNDTSQVDKAAKMQSWNGDDHEEKSEDSAHKSKLNKRTSLSQDALGGQSEASDSDNSEYDSDCGEAIKRLHSVVVVPKNSSLTMDSQDTGASPSSPINNSELQNANIAAGVNISGIQNCPSIAFGETSVGISDSSNASMLCQSQSNMIDSTSHSEGSSSVGVQPYTTGHISAHGGTTDPAHSLDNSRHCEQGHKQHNVSSRGERMYSHYKHDFSNADNINDKHGFSLGWDFSQPEQPSSTYQQPDSSHEPQLPNTKLTENCPKGQEHRQSNASWNHQTPNMQNSRKAYLHVHEHYQDPAGEIHPDSLTNDHDDYSGDKPSNLSKTAVECSAPNTPGSSSFVQGHEISSNSRGSTVPDPPREDNFRPHRGRGPPKKRRPEIESDSDNEAEAGPADKRERQGDTDVSKETLVKAEVNRPSLTLRDFQDSNKWKDLSRSKKMPPYFDLIEENLYLTERKKSKSHRDIKRMQCECPVLPREERSRGVLACGEDCLNRLLMIECSSRCVNGTYCSNRRFQMKQHADFDVILTEDKGWGLRAAKDLAPNTFVLEYCGEVLDHKEFKTRVKEYARNKNIHYYFMSLKNNEIIDATLKGNCSRFMNHSCEPNCETQKWTVNGQLRVGFFTTKAVTAGTELTFDYQFQRYGKEAQKCFCGAPSCRGFLGGENRVSVRAAGGRMKKDRSRKNALTTVDEELEALLENGEGLSDEKQVVSLCRLMVRVENMEQKLICLKLIQDTQNPSCLKQFLDHHGLSLLWIFMVELSEAKGNSANNIKLQVEIMKTLAVLPISTKNMLEESRVLTFIQRWAQTKTLPQPAEMDGYSSENTSRAQTPLNTPDGSSAKLGPELDGDTSKPAVYRRLKIISENSLDSALSDASKASDGKEEEEEEDDDEEEDESSQGGVPDDKQLKPEPAGGAADPTKEVTEESVKEVKEETQEEAGMSSSSQHQPQTEEVKDKMELDLEKKDIEMKEDTSDGLKEEPEVPKEPSEEQESGEEQTSQAVSEKAELEGGDPTVKVHEPESQSIQKDVADLPPEQPSEQMEVQQSETQEPEKPPPDSEAQSGESTTEAPPSSETPDASMPSEVNMSSEVTAAPVDPSVIGTPSQDEEEGVSDVESERSQEPQLSALDITGMAARLLESWKDLKEVYRIPKKSQVEKEANDRSRDRETALTPRTTSGSREREREREKERERDRDRDYDRDRDRERDRDRDRDWDRDRDRERDRDRDRDRDRDRVSDKTPRSTERRRRRSTSPPPLSYERSSRRTEERFDPSNSNKTPRGVGGKERNKLSTEERRKLFEQEVAQREAQKQQLQQQQQQQQLQTMAYDPALAYASSPGFITYPPGYPIQTFVDPSNPNAGKVLLPTPAVEPTMNYEQTPPQRLISDLRMSSPSSTSQATPVSSISQHITTTNLATGNPQQYAQPTVAAQDGGVAVLSVPAQTAPQVQSQQSYTTLWDPTTQQAVTVQTQPAQQYAASPAAAQTQTAIYYQGQPCQTIYSIPTAYPQANTPVIQAYTEPTAGYLHGQPVYPGHQQGVVVQQGGTVTTIVTSQTVQQEMIVPNNVIDLPPPSPPKPKTIVLPPNWKVARDPEGKIYYYHIVTRQTQWDPPTWDGNSDNTSVDHESEMDLGTPTYDENPSKFSTKTAEADTSSELAKKSKETFRKEMSQFIVQCLNPYRKPDCKLGRISNTEDFKHLARKLTHGVMNKELKACNNPEDLECNENVKHKTKEYIKKYMQRFGSVYRPKEDTEVY